One Acinetobacter colistiniresistens DNA segment encodes these proteins:
- a CDS encoding Tex family protein, producing the protein MTDLVQQLANELAVRPNQVEAAIRLIDEGASVPFIARYRKEVTQGLDDTQLRQLDTRLTYLRDLYERREKVIQSLQEQDKLNDDLLARVNAAETKNALEEIYAPYRPKRTSKSFKAKEAGLGAIAEKIISEQVDPTEALAGFSHEEYPDVESQLDAIQHILIDDWAQNIALTTELKQTFAKTAVLKSTVASDEKKEVGKKFRDYFEFSENLNKVPSHRLLAMLRGRQENVLGLKVDGEDEAPLARIETEYNLEQTQPQSRQDYLKQTAKLFWLGKIRPQIEHSLLTDKRLAAEAEAMDVFAENLRHLLLSAPAGSRTTLGVDPGIRTGVKLAVVSDAGDVLAHSTIYPFAPKEDKEGSLAELARLCREFHVELIAIGNGTASRETEALIAEMMAANPDLKLTRITVSEAGASVYSASELASQELPELDVSIRGAVSIARRLQDPLAELVKIDPKSIGVGQYQHDVNQTGLAKTLDAVVEDCVNAVGVDVNTASPAILAYIAGLNKSIAQQIVEYRKENGRFDNRQALKKVPRLGERTFEQSAGFLRVQNGSEPLDASAVHPESYGLVEKIVAAKATTVKDIIGNTEIIRQVKADEFVDDKFGLPTIQDVLAELEKPGRDPRPEFRTAKFREDITEVAQLTEGLQLEGVVTNVTNFGAFVDVGVHQDGLVHISELANEFVADPHKVVKPGQIVQVRVMQVDVERNRVNLSMRAEGAAPAKAARSQRPPQDRTERSERKPQGQRPPRKDGDKRPQQHKPKSEKPQEQKIGGLGALLLQAGIKGSK; encoded by the coding sequence TTATTTACGTGATTTATATGAGCGTCGTGAGAAGGTAATCCAATCTTTACAAGAACAAGATAAATTAAACGATGATTTATTAGCGCGTGTGAATGCAGCAGAAACCAAAAATGCATTAGAAGAAATTTATGCGCCATACCGTCCAAAACGCACCAGTAAATCATTTAAAGCGAAAGAAGCAGGGCTGGGTGCGATTGCTGAGAAAATTATTAGCGAGCAAGTTGATCCAACTGAAGCTTTGGCTGGCTTTAGCCACGAAGAGTATCCAGATGTTGAAAGCCAGCTTGATGCAATTCAGCATATCCTGATTGATGACTGGGCACAAAATATTGCTTTAACTACTGAATTAAAACAAACTTTTGCTAAAACTGCGGTATTGAAAAGTACAGTGGCTTCTGATGAGAAAAAAGAAGTCGGCAAAAAGTTCCGTGATTATTTCGAGTTTTCAGAAAACCTGAACAAAGTGCCATCACATCGTTTGTTGGCGATGTTGCGTGGTCGTCAAGAAAATGTCTTGGGCTTGAAAGTGGATGGCGAAGATGAAGCGCCTTTAGCTCGCATTGAGACTGAATATAATCTTGAACAAACTCAACCCCAAAGCCGTCAGGATTATTTAAAACAGACCGCAAAACTATTCTGGTTGGGTAAGATTCGTCCACAAATCGAACATTCATTATTAACCGACAAACGTTTGGCTGCTGAAGCTGAAGCCATGGATGTGTTTGCTGAAAACCTACGTCATTTATTACTTTCCGCACCTGCGGGTAGCCGTACTACCTTAGGTGTGGACCCTGGTATTCGTACAGGTGTAAAGCTTGCTGTGGTGAGCGATGCTGGCGATGTCTTGGCACATAGCACCATCTATCCATTTGCACCAAAAGAAGATAAAGAAGGTTCACTTGCGGAACTTGCACGTTTATGCAGAGAGTTCCACGTGGAACTTATTGCGATTGGTAACGGAACGGCAAGTCGTGAAACCGAAGCATTGATTGCAGAAATGATGGCAGCCAATCCTGATCTCAAATTGACGCGTATTACAGTAAGTGAAGCGGGTGCATCGGTTTATTCGGCAAGTGAACTGGCCTCACAAGAGCTTCCTGAACTGGATGTATCGATTCGTGGTGCAGTGTCAATTGCACGCCGTTTACAAGATCCGTTGGCAGAACTGGTAAAAATCGATCCAAAATCAATTGGTGTGGGTCAATATCAACATGACGTCAACCAAACTGGTCTCGCAAAAACATTGGATGCGGTGGTTGAAGACTGTGTGAATGCCGTGGGGGTGGACGTGAATACTGCCTCACCTGCGATCTTGGCCTATATTGCGGGTCTGAATAAGTCGATTGCTCAGCAAATTGTTGAATACCGTAAAGAAAATGGTCGTTTTGATAACCGTCAGGCATTGAAAAAAGTACCCCGTTTAGGTGAGCGTACTTTTGAACAATCTGCGGGCTTCTTGCGTGTTCAAAATGGTTCAGAGCCATTAGATGCTTCAGCTGTTCATCCTGAAAGTTATGGTTTGGTCGAAAAAATTGTTGCAGCAAAAGCGACAACGGTGAAAGACATTATTGGTAATACTGAGATCATTCGCCAAGTCAAAGCCGATGAATTTGTCGATGACAAATTTGGTTTACCAACCATTCAAGATGTTCTAGCTGAATTGGAAAAGCCGGGTCGTGATCCACGTCCAGAATTCCGTACTGCAAAATTCCGTGAAGACATTACCGAAGTTGCGCAGTTGACTGAAGGCCTACAGCTTGAAGGTGTAGTGACCAATGTCACCAACTTCGGTGCATTCGTCGATGTGGGCGTACATCAAGATGGTTTGGTGCATATTTCTGAATTGGCAAATGAATTTGTAGCTGATCCACATAAAGTGGTCAAACCAGGTCAAATCGTACAAGTCCGTGTCATGCAGGTCGATGTGGAACGTAACCGCGTGAATTTGAGTATGCGTGCCGAAGGTGCTGCACCAGCCAAGGCGGCTCGCTCGCAGCGTCCACCGCAAGATCGTACTGAACGTTCAGAGCGTAAGCCACAAGGTCAACGTCCGCCACGTAAAGATGGGGATAAACGTCCGCAACAGCACAAGCCAAAATCTGAAAAACCACAAGAGCAAAAAATTGGTGGTTTAGGTGCCTTGTTATTACAAGCAGGGATTAAAGGTTCTAAATAA
- a CDS encoding DUF2167 domain-containing protein, giving the protein MLNPLHPKKLIPLSYAIALSLSVVATTTFPADVYASASTEQTSTNSASSPHAEQNPMATLDWHLGPKKENVANVATLNTLKDEGFLDPKNADKFLELTGNLTTGSTNILVAPDDSWWATFDFDAAGYVKDDEKIDADALLKQIKDSDESSNEERTRLGYPKLYTLGWAVPPHYDNQTKRLEWALKIKDQDNNQAINYTIRILGRTGVTSATLVSDEEHLTQNIGAFKTSLKGFDYNFGEKYAEYREGDKVAEYGLAALIAGGAAVVATKKGFWAAIAAFFAAAWKFIAVGAIAVGGWVRSLFNKNKS; this is encoded by the coding sequence ATGTTAAATCCTTTGCACCCTAAAAAATTAATCCCTTTAAGCTATGCCATTGCACTGAGCCTTTCAGTAGTAGCAACCACAACCTTTCCAGCTGATGTATATGCTTCAGCATCCACAGAACAAACCAGCACAAATTCAGCTTCATCACCACATGCTGAACAAAATCCAATGGCCACATTAGATTGGCATTTAGGACCCAAGAAAGAAAATGTCGCTAATGTTGCTACCTTAAATACACTGAAAGATGAAGGATTTTTAGATCCTAAAAATGCAGATAAATTCCTAGAATTAACAGGCAATTTAACTACAGGCAGCACTAATATTTTAGTCGCGCCTGATGATTCATGGTGGGCAACCTTTGATTTTGATGCAGCAGGATATGTGAAAGATGATGAGAAAATCGATGCCGATGCCTTATTAAAACAAATCAAAGATTCTGATGAGTCTTCAAATGAAGAACGCACGCGTCTAGGTTATCCAAAACTGTATACCTTGGGTTGGGCCGTACCTCCCCATTATGACAACCAGACCAAACGTCTGGAATGGGCACTCAAAATCAAAGATCAGGACAATAACCAAGCAATTAACTATACCATTCGGATCTTGGGTCGTACCGGTGTAACCAGCGCGACCTTGGTGTCTGATGAAGAACATTTAACGCAAAATATTGGTGCGTTTAAAACCAGTTTAAAAGGCTTTGATTATAATTTTGGTGAGAAATATGCCGAATATCGTGAAGGCGATAAAGTCGCTGAATATGGTCTAGCCGCATTGATTGCAGGCGGTGCTGCAGTTGTCGCCACCAAAAAAGGCTTCTGGGCCGCCATTGCAGCCTTCTTTGCGGCTGCATGGAAATTTATTGCCGTGGGTGCGATTGCAGTCGGTGGCTGGGTTCGTTCTTTATTTAATAAAAATAAATCTTAA
- a CDS encoding AraC family transcriptional regulator, protein MSRRPREQVDYLHLEELGGLEMLKASYYQQEFSRHVHEGFCIGVIEEGAQRFYRTGGNHVAPQGDIILVNADEVHTGSSAVETGWRYRAIYPTPEVFYELTRDLTTVHGTAPWFREAVLHDEGLAQQFRLLFDLLEQQNNTLLKQTLFLSTIAWLVSKYSQVKPQIVDLSNAKQRILNIKELMASMPEQEFSLAELAAIANLSQWHFLRQFKKYVGLSPHAWLIQARLQKSQRLLRQGLNLSEVSQQCGFSDQSHFSRHFRQTFGITPGGYIAYLT, encoded by the coding sequence ATGTCGCGTAGACCTCGTGAACAAGTCGATTATTTACACCTAGAGGAACTGGGTGGTCTGGAAATGCTGAAAGCTAGCTACTATCAGCAGGAATTTTCACGGCATGTTCATGAAGGATTTTGCATCGGTGTAATTGAAGAGGGTGCACAACGCTTCTACCGCACAGGGGGCAATCATGTGGCACCACAGGGCGATATTATTCTGGTCAATGCCGATGAAGTGCATACCGGATCTTCGGCGGTAGAAACAGGCTGGCGTTATCGCGCAATCTATCCAACCCCTGAAGTCTTTTATGAGCTGACACGTGATTTAACTACCGTGCACGGCACAGCACCTTGGTTTAGAGAAGCGGTATTGCATGATGAAGGTTTAGCGCAACAATTTCGTTTACTGTTTGATTTACTGGAACAACAGAACAATACCTTATTAAAGCAGACCTTATTCTTGTCTACGATTGCATGGCTGGTGTCGAAGTATAGCCAAGTCAAACCGCAAATCGTGGATTTGAGTAATGCCAAGCAGCGCATTCTCAATATCAAAGAGTTGATGGCGAGTATGCCTGAACAAGAATTTTCCTTGGCTGAACTTGCTGCGATCGCCAATCTGAGCCAGTGGCATTTTCTACGTCAATTTAAAAAATATGTGGGACTATCTCCGCATGCATGGTTGATACAGGCTCGTTTGCAGAAATCACAAAGACTCTTAAGGCAAGGGCTGAATTTGTCCGAAGTGTCGCAGCAATGTGGTTTTTCGGATCAAAGTCATTTTAGCCGACATTTTCGTCAAACTTTTGGCATTACCCCAGGAGGGTATATCGCCTATCTCACATAA
- a CDS encoding AzlC family ABC transporter permease: MLSETITDNTPMAASRVFLNGVIKILPLCFAVLPWGLLAGSMAIQAGLTTLQAIGMSALVFAGAAQLMTLGLVMAGTPALTIIISVFLITTQHYLYALYLREDIAKQPLKHRLLLGFLLTDELFAVSIKKQPHYIYYLLGAGSCFYLCWVLFSVCGILLAASVPNLDQYHLDFSIVATFIAIVIPFIKNLNTLVGVLVSVGLTLVFLSLGIKSAAILAGVIGMLTATCIQNLRERTA; the protein is encoded by the coding sequence ATGTTAAGTGAGACCATAACAGATAACACGCCAATGGCCGCATCTCGGGTATTTTTAAACGGTGTGATTAAAATACTGCCTCTATGCTTTGCAGTTCTACCTTGGGGTTTGCTTGCGGGCTCCATGGCGATACAGGCGGGACTGACCACCCTACAAGCGATTGGCATGTCAGCCTTGGTTTTTGCTGGTGCGGCGCAATTGATGACCTTAGGTTTAGTGATGGCTGGAACACCCGCACTCACGATTATCATTTCCGTATTTCTGATTACCACCCAGCATTATTTATATGCGCTGTATTTACGTGAAGACATTGCCAAACAGCCATTAAAGCATCGTTTACTGTTGGGCTTTTTACTGACGGATGAGCTGTTCGCGGTCAGTATTAAAAAGCAGCCGCATTATATTTACTATTTATTGGGAGCAGGCAGTTGCTTCTATCTGTGTTGGGTACTGTTTAGTGTTTGCGGGATCCTGTTGGCGGCCTCTGTGCCAAATCTGGATCAATACCATCTGGATTTTTCTATTGTTGCCACCTTTATTGCGATTGTGATTCCTTTTATTAAAAACCTGAATACCTTGGTGGGTGTGTTGGTCTCTGTGGGTTTAACCTTGGTTTTCCTGAGCTTGGGCATCAAAAGTGCTGCGATCTTGGCGGGCGTGATTGGAATGTTGACGGCCACCTGTATACAGAATCTTCGGGAGCGTACAGCATGA
- a CDS encoding AzlD domain-containing protein, giving the protein MSWSLLIVLAIVVFMNRYMLLEPNIPLRLPKWFQQSLQYSAPCLLTAIATPIVFMDEQGSFRETLLNPYFLATILTIAIAYKVKHTLLTIFLSLACFYALVFWLP; this is encoded by the coding sequence ATGAGTTGGTCTCTTCTGATTGTTCTGGCAATCGTGGTGTTTATGAATCGCTATATGCTGCTGGAACCGAATATCCCTTTACGGCTACCGAAATGGTTTCAGCAATCGTTACAATATTCTGCACCGTGTTTGTTGACTGCGATTGCGACCCCGATTGTGTTTATGGATGAGCAGGGTAGCTTTCGTGAGACTTTATTGAACCCGTATTTTCTTGCCACAATTCTAACCATTGCAATTGCTTATAAGGTCAAGCATACCTTGCTGACAATTTTCCTTAGTCTGGCCTGTTTTTATGCCTTGGTCTTTTGGCTGCCTTAG
- a CDS encoding SDR family oxidoreductase: protein MSQHQLKGKTVLITGGAKNLGGLISRKFAEQGANLLIHYNSAATQADAEQTLKDVQAFGAKAILVQADLADIQNIEQLFITAKAEFGGIDIAINTVGRVLKKPYLDTTEQEFDGMNDINNKIAYFFIQSAGRHLNANGKICSIVTSLLAAYTGLYSTYEGLKAPVEHYTRAASKEFGARGISVTAVAPGPMDTPFFYGQETPEAVAYHKSASALGGLTKIEDIEPLVRFLVTDGWWITGQTIFANGGYTTR, encoded by the coding sequence ATGTCACAACATCAATTAAAGGGCAAAACCGTCTTGATCACGGGTGGTGCTAAAAACCTTGGTGGACTAATTTCACGTAAATTTGCCGAACAAGGTGCAAATTTATTGATTCATTACAATAGTGCTGCCACGCAAGCCGACGCGGAACAAACCTTAAAAGACGTACAAGCATTTGGGGCAAAAGCGATTTTGGTCCAAGCCGATTTAGCTGACATTCAAAATATCGAACAACTCTTTATTACCGCCAAAGCCGAATTTGGTGGCATCGATATTGCCATTAATACTGTAGGGCGAGTGCTGAAAAAACCATATCTGGACACCACCGAACAAGAATTTGATGGCATGAATGACATCAACAACAAAATTGCCTATTTCTTTATTCAATCGGCTGGCCGTCATCTCAATGCGAACGGCAAAATCTGTAGTATCGTGACCAGTCTGCTTGCCGCCTATACAGGTCTTTATTCAACCTATGAAGGTCTAAAAGCACCGGTCGAGCACTATACCCGTGCTGCATCGAAAGAGTTTGGCGCGCGTGGTATCTCGGTAACCGCCGTTGCACCTGGGCCTATGGATACGCCGTTTTTCTATGGTCAGGAAACACCTGAAGCCGTGGCTTACCATAAATCGGCGTCCGCCTTGGGTGGACTGACCAAGATCGAAGATATTGAACCTTTAGTTCGCTTTCTAGTCACAGATGGCTGGTGGATTACAGGCCAAACCATTTTCGCCAATGGCGGTTATACCACACGTTAA
- a CDS encoding LysR family transcriptional regulator — MDKIDRLKIFCLVAEKQSFAQAAVQLGLPRSNVTYAIQALEKEYEVLLFYRTTRKVALTHEGSLFYDEALRLVMQLKELNRFKRQARSQEGTISIGMPKRMVTQILLPHLFSFYQRYPKVKVLINGSDDFSNLIEQQLDCVVRVGQVQDEYLLIRPITHTQIWTVASPQYLAEFGEPKHVDELQQHFAVDYHVAKHYREFSELVFQDQRIKLPYRLLIENTEAYIQAGLAGIGIIQIPEFDAAAYVQQGQLQRLFMDIPNLQLPVNILLTDRQYRPKYLQDFIDWLDGLLKAQL; from the coding sequence ATGGACAAGATTGATCGTTTAAAAATTTTCTGTTTGGTTGCAGAGAAACAGTCTTTTGCACAAGCTGCAGTACAACTCGGATTGCCGCGTTCGAACGTAACCTATGCCATACAGGCATTGGAAAAAGAATATGAAGTGCTGCTGTTTTATCGAACCACCCGTAAGGTGGCATTAACGCATGAAGGAAGTTTATTTTATGACGAGGCATTACGTCTGGTCATGCAGTTAAAAGAGTTGAATCGTTTTAAACGTCAGGCACGCAGCCAAGAGGGCACGATCAGTATCGGGATGCCAAAACGAATGGTTACCCAGATTCTCCTTCCTCATTTATTTTCTTTTTATCAGCGTTATCCCAAGGTCAAAGTGCTGATCAACGGTAGTGATGATTTCTCCAATTTGATCGAGCAACAGCTTGATTGTGTGGTACGTGTGGGGCAGGTGCAGGATGAGTATTTATTGATTCGGCCCATTACCCACACTCAGATCTGGACGGTGGCTTCGCCGCAATATCTGGCAGAGTTTGGTGAACCAAAGCATGTAGATGAGCTTCAGCAGCATTTCGCTGTGGATTATCATGTTGCCAAGCATTATCGTGAATTTAGTGAACTGGTCTTTCAGGACCAGCGGATCAAGCTGCCGTATCGCTTGTTGATTGAAAATACTGAAGCTTATATTCAAGCGGGTTTAGCCGGTATTGGCATCATTCAAATTCCTGAATTTGATGCAGCTGCCTATGTTCAGCAAGGTCAGTTACAGCGCTTATTTATGGATATTCCAAACTTGCAGTTGCCCGTCAATATTTTACTGACGGATCGCCAATATCGTCCCAAATATCTTCAAGATTTTATTGATTGGCTCGATGGATTATTAAAAGCCCAACTTTAG
- a CDS encoding CitMHS family transporter produces the protein MLTLIGILIIVTIVVLLMSGKTSPIVAMSIVPLIGALIAGFSISDISGFFEAGLLKVSKVATMFLFAILFFSILKELHVFDPMIRSMVRMTRGNVVIVAVMTTLIAAVVHLDGSGAATFLIIIPALLPLYRKLGMSPYLMLLLMAGSMGVMNMVPWGGPLGRASAVTGIEAAELWRSLIPVQVVGVLGMMGFAVLMGLREKKRILAAQAFGTTPFEQDCMAADLAEDTQEQVKPKKFWFNIALVILAVICLAFGLFSAPYVFMIALSLVLLVNFPKPREQMAVISRHAPQALSMVAIIFAAGAFLGILSESGMLQSIALDLIKILPSTWVGSLHILVGMLGVPMDLFTSTDAYYFALLPIVHEVTSTAGVSAHSVVYAMAIGNNAGTFVSPFSPATWLAMGLAGTDMGRHLRYSFGWIWLFSFFTLGVGFLLGLY, from the coding sequence ATGCTTACGCTGATAGGTATTCTAATTATTGTGACGATTGTCGTGCTGCTCATGTCTGGTAAAACCAGTCCGATTGTAGCCATGTCGATTGTTCCACTGATTGGCGCTTTAATTGCAGGCTTTTCGATTAGCGATATTTCCGGCTTCTTTGAAGCAGGGCTATTAAAAGTCAGCAAAGTGGCCACCATGTTTTTATTTGCCATTTTGTTTTTTAGTATTTTAAAAGAGTTACATGTCTTTGATCCAATGATTCGAAGCATGGTGCGTATGACACGCGGTAATGTGGTGATTGTTGCCGTCATGACCACCTTAATTGCGGCTGTTGTGCATCTGGATGGTTCAGGTGCAGCCACTTTTCTCATCATTATTCCCGCATTACTTCCACTTTACCGCAAATTAGGGATGAGTCCTTACCTGATGCTATTGCTAATGGCAGGCAGCATGGGGGTGATGAACATGGTTCCGTGGGGTGGTCCTTTAGGACGTGCCTCAGCCGTTACAGGAATTGAAGCAGCAGAACTCTGGCGTAGCCTGATCCCGGTTCAGGTGGTTGGGGTACTCGGTATGATGGGTTTTGCTGTTCTGATGGGGCTTCGTGAAAAAAAACGGATCTTGGCCGCCCAAGCTTTCGGCACCACGCCATTTGAACAAGATTGTATGGCCGCAGATCTTGCAGAAGATACACAAGAACAAGTAAAGCCTAAAAAGTTCTGGTTTAACATTGCCTTGGTTATTCTTGCCGTGATCTGTCTTGCATTTGGTCTGTTCTCAGCCCCTTATGTCTTTATGATTGCCTTATCGCTGGTTTTACTGGTGAATTTCCCCAAACCTAGAGAGCAAATGGCTGTTATTAGCCGCCACGCGCCACAAGCACTTAGCATGGTTGCCATTATTTTTGCTGCTGGTGCCTTTTTAGGGATTCTCTCCGAATCTGGTATGTTGCAATCGATTGCACTGGATCTGATCAAGATTTTGCCAAGTACATGGGTAGGTAGTCTACATATTCTGGTGGGTATGCTCGGCGTTCCAATGGACTTATTTACCAGTACCGATGCCTACTATTTTGCCTTGCTCCCGATCGTACATGAAGTCACCTCAACAGCTGGAGTTTCTGCTCACTCGGTGGTTTATGCCATGGCTATTGGCAATAATGCGGGAACCTTCGTCAGCCCATTCTCACCCGCCACTTGGCTGGCTATGGGGCTGGCAGGAACGGATATGGGACGTCACTTACGCTATTCCTTTGGCTGGATCTGGTTATTTAGCTTTTTCACCTTGGGTGTGGGCTTCTTGCTTGGCCTGTACTAA
- a CDS encoding HD domain-containing protein has product MRIGRQAWMVQSSGDLSLKDRMALLRHSLLPVLKQSINMYSLSHRIRPASQFQLNLDDLKLPDSLEVQQALELMQSCSAEALQNHCLRTWCYAVAFAKMQQLKRDDELLAVSCLLHDLGMTKQYDQYHANCRCFAGQGAYAAKDWSIQRGWQDLRADQLFDAISLHMNPYVALDEGVEAHLLQQAASCDVIGSRGFEFSSLFRQQLQQQYPRLDFSQNMIEFTQQEGQRRPKSRTAMLVNSGLKHLVKLNPYA; this is encoded by the coding sequence ATGCGGATTGGCCGACAAGCCTGGATGGTGCAAAGTTCGGGTGATTTATCCTTAAAAGATCGCATGGCGCTACTACGCCATAGTCTGCTGCCTGTGCTCAAACAGAGCATAAACATGTATAGCTTGTCGCACCGTATAAGGCCTGCATCTCAGTTTCAATTGAATCTGGACGATCTAAAGTTACCTGATAGCTTAGAGGTACAACAGGCATTGGAGTTAATGCAATCTTGCAGCGCAGAGGCTTTGCAAAATCATTGTCTGCGCACATGGTGTTATGCCGTTGCATTTGCCAAGATGCAACAATTAAAACGCGATGATGAATTATTGGCAGTTTCGTGTTTATTGCATGATTTGGGTATGACGAAGCAATATGATCAGTATCATGCAAACTGTCGCTGTTTTGCCGGGCAAGGGGCATATGCTGCAAAAGACTGGTCAATTCAACGAGGCTGGCAAGACTTACGCGCAGATCAACTGTTTGACGCAATCAGCCTGCATATGAATCCTTATGTCGCATTGGATGAAGGGGTCGAGGCACATTTACTGCAACAGGCTGCCAGTTGTGATGTGATTGGCAGTCGCGGTTTTGAATTTTCCAGCCTGTTCAGACAACAATTACAGCAGCAGTATCCGCGCCTGGATTTCAGTCAAAACATGATTGAATTTACCCAGCAGGAAGGACAAAGACGTCCAAAATCTCGGACCGCAATGTTGGTAAATAGTGGTTTAAAACACTTGGTGAAGTTAAACCCTTATGCATGA
- a CDS encoding MFS transporter — protein MSQTYSKEERTSRIKGIVGAASGNLVEWFDFYIYAVFAAYFTHALTAPDMEPTTKAIYVWGVFGASFFMRPIGSWLFGRIADRQGRKQSMVISICLMALSSFLFAALPTYDQVGMWAPFLLLMVRLLQGLSVGGEYGAVATYMSELGLKGQRGFFASFQYVTLSGGQLLASLLGVILLGFMTEQQLNDGGWRIPFVIGGMAALLSLVARSRLEETLSHEDAEREESGSLIALLKQHWKTFLLVVGYTSAGSLTFYVVTVYSKTYLTNIGMDGKTVGFIMTTALFVFMLAQPLFGMLSDRIGRRASMLAFSLLSAIFIYPVMVTGMRSFADSPVMITLLLIFLMMLLSFYTSISGLVKAEMFPPHVRALGVGFSYAVGNALFGGSAPSVALLFKDAGIENTFFVYVIIMLLICFFCSWAIPKKPEYLEHDH, from the coding sequence ATGAGTCAGACATATAGCAAGGAAGAAAGAACAAGCCGTATCAAGGGTATTGTCGGTGCGGCATCAGGGAATCTAGTTGAATGGTTTGATTTCTATATTTATGCAGTTTTTGCGGCTTATTTTACCCATGCCTTAACTGCACCAGATATGGAACCAACCACCAAAGCCATTTATGTTTGGGGGGTGTTTGGTGCCAGCTTCTTTATGCGACCAATTGGGAGCTGGTTGTTCGGACGGATTGCTGACCGTCAGGGCCGTAAGCAGTCGATGGTCATTTCGATTTGCTTGATGGCACTCAGCTCATTCCTCTTTGCCGCTTTACCGACCTATGATCAAGTCGGAATGTGGGCACCGTTTTTACTGCTTATGGTGCGTTTATTACAGGGTCTCTCTGTCGGTGGAGAGTACGGTGCTGTGGCGACCTATATGAGTGAACTGGGTTTAAAAGGACAACGCGGCTTCTTTGCTTCCTTCCAGTATGTCACCTTGTCAGGGGGGCAGTTACTGGCCAGCTTGCTGGGAGTAATCTTGCTTGGTTTCATGACTGAGCAGCAATTGAATGATGGTGGCTGGCGTATTCCATTTGTTATTGGTGGTATGGCGGCATTGCTTTCGTTAGTTGCACGAAGCCGCTTAGAAGAAACTTTATCGCATGAAGATGCTGAGCGTGAAGAATCGGGCAGCTTAATCGCTTTGCTGAAGCAGCACTGGAAAACCTTCTTATTAGTGGTGGGCTATACTTCTGCAGGTTCACTGACCTTCTATGTGGTCACCGTGTACTCAAAAACCTATCTCACCAATATCGGCATGGATGGCAAAACCGTTGGTTTCATCATGACCACTGCCTTGTTTGTGTTTATGTTGGCTCAACCGCTATTTGGTATGCTTTCTGACCGTATTGGCCGTCGTGCATCCATGCTGGCCTTCAGCTTACTCAGCGCCATCTTTATCTATCCAGTGATGGTGACGGGCATGCGTAGCTTTGCCGATTCGCCAGTCATGATCACCTTATTGTTGATTTTCCTGATGATGTTACTGAGCTTCTATACCTCGATCAGTGGTCTGGTCAAAGCTGAAATGTTTCCACCACATGTTCGTGCTTTGGGCGTTGGTTTTTCTTATGCAGTCGGTAATGCCTTGTTTGGCGGTTCTGCTCCCTCGGTGGCCTTATTGTTCAAAGATGCAGGCATAGAAAATACCTTCTTCGTCTACGTGATTATTATGCTGTTGATCTGTTTCTTCTGTAGTTGGGCAATACCGAAAAAACCTGAATATCTGGAACATGATCATTAA
- a CDS encoding MerR family DNA-binding protein, producing MLIGQLAKQADLSRDTIRFYEKMQLIQSMTCNNGYKDYPEQTLQQLQLIRTAKNLGFALSEIKQILAMTVQDEIPAAQLQTILQEKLSRIDEKIAQLDQIKAMLHKLTQGEPCPLRADCAVPGLN from the coding sequence ATGTTGATTGGACAGTTGGCAAAACAGGCCGATCTTAGTCGAGATACCATTCGCTTTTATGAAAAAATGCAGTTGATCCAGTCGATGACCTGCAATAATGGCTATAAAGATTACCCTGAACAAACCCTACAACAACTCCAATTGATTCGTACTGCTAAAAATCTAGGCTTTGCGCTGAGTGAAATTAAACAGATCTTGGCAATGACGGTACAAGATGAAATTCCTGCCGCACAGCTCCAAACAATCCTTCAGGAAAAGCTCAGCCGGATCGATGAAAAAATTGCCCAACTTGATCAAATCAAAGCAATGCTGCATAAACTGACACAAGGAGAACCATGTCCATTAAGAGCAGACTGTGCTGTTCCAGGACTCAATTAA